One Candidatus Nanosynbacter featherlites genomic region harbors:
- a CDS encoding glycosyltransferase: MDLEIPVGKRKPFYRFLEMLPGMLSYGVIILLILLSIFNPLLASVYLLVLISMALIKIFGISYHMLVGRTNMEKACRVDWSRRLHDLEDPAAAHARLLSTKSEKFEHTIHLKNLQSIIDEPSEYPKPSQIYNAIIMPAYNESIEIIEPAVQSLLDTTYDLSHLIVVFAYEERGGAEIKKTAETLQKKYNDAFHSFHIVEHPKGIEHEVIGKGGNITHAGRWLKSYLGDLGIAFSQVLVTTMDCDNKPHPTYFDYITYEYIVYKDRKNLSYQPIALFTNNIWDVPAPMRVIATGNSFWNIVSSMRPYALRNFASHAQPMDALVEMDFWSVRTIVEDGHQYWRSYFHFDGKYGVVPIYAPIYQDAVLSETYKKTLKAQFVQLRRWAYGASDVAYVGSRVFSSKRRAPFWPSLTRFLRLLDGHVTLAYVALVTAFGAWLPLLLNPEAVRNIDAHQLPGTISLLQTIALLGMVIAIFSSFKILPPRPARYKKRRTFLMLIQWILMPVTSILYSSMAAYAAQTKLMTGRYLDKFDVTEKLTVDINDRLKAERNRLKGDQDGASK; the protein is encoded by the coding sequence ATGGATCTAGAAATACCTGTAGGCAAACGAAAACCATTCTACCGTTTTTTGGAGATGCTACCCGGAATGTTGAGCTATGGCGTCATCATTCTATTAATTTTGCTATCAATCTTTAATCCATTGCTAGCTTCTGTGTATCTATTGGTCTTGATATCCATGGCTCTCATAAAGATTTTTGGTATCAGCTATCATATGTTGGTTGGTCGTACAAACATGGAGAAAGCCTGTCGGGTGGACTGGTCTCGAAGGTTGCATGACCTTGAAGATCCAGCGGCTGCTCATGCCCGATTACTCTCTACAAAAAGTGAGAAGTTTGAACATACTATCCATCTGAAAAACCTACAAAGTATCATTGATGAACCGTCGGAATATCCTAAGCCCTCACAAATTTATAATGCAATCATTATGCCGGCATACAATGAGAGCATCGAAATTATTGAGCCCGCAGTTCAGTCGCTGCTTGATACCACGTATGATCTGTCGCACCTCATCGTTGTGTTTGCCTATGAAGAGCGCGGAGGTGCTGAAATTAAAAAAACCGCCGAGACACTACAAAAGAAATATAACGATGCGTTCCATTCGTTCCATATCGTTGAGCATCCAAAGGGGATAGAGCACGAGGTGATAGGTAAGGGTGGTAATATCACGCATGCAGGGCGTTGGCTAAAAAGTTACCTGGGCGACCTTGGGATAGCTTTCTCCCAGGTGCTGGTTACCACGATGGACTGTGATAACAAACCACACCCCACCTATTTTGATTACATCACCTATGAATACATTGTCTATAAAGATCGCAAGAACTTATCGTATCAGCCGATTGCATTGTTTACTAATAACATATGGGATGTGCCAGCACCTATGCGCGTGATCGCAACGGGCAACTCATTTTGGAATATTGTTAGTTCAATGCGCCCATATGCTTTAAGGAATTTTGCATCACATGCGCAACCGATGGATGCGCTAGTGGAAATGGATTTTTGGAGCGTCAGGACAATCGTTGAGGACGGGCACCAATATTGGCGTAGTTATTTCCATTTCGATGGTAAATACGGGGTAGTGCCAATATATGCACCAATTTACCAAGATGCGGTTTTGTCCGAAACGTACAAAAAGACACTAAAGGCACAGTTTGTTCAACTTCGTCGTTGGGCATATGGCGCCTCTGACGTTGCATATGTAGGGTCTCGGGTGTTCAGTTCTAAGCGCCGAGCACCGTTCTGGCCAAGTCTGACGCGTTTTTTGAGGTTATTGGACGGTCATGTCACATTAGCGTACGTAGCGCTTGTAACGGCCTTTGGAGCGTGGTTACCGCTTCTATTAAACCCAGAGGCAGTACGAAACATAGATGCTCACCAATTACCAGGTACGATTAGTTTATTGCAAACTATTGCGCTGCTTGGTATGGTAATCGCTATTTTTTCTTCATTTAAGATTTTACCTCCGCGCCCAGCACGCTATAAGAAGCGACGTACTTTCTTGATGTTGATACAGTGGATCTTGATGCCAGTTACGTCCATTCTGTATAGCTCCATGGCAGCGTATGCTGCTCAAACGAAGCTAATGACGGGACGATATCTAGATAAGTTTGATGTTACCGAGAAGCTAACCGTTGATATCAATGATCGATTGAAGGCAGAACGTAACCGGTTGAAGGGCGACCAGGACGGCGCTTCGAAATAA
- a CDS encoding SurA N-terminal domain-containing protein, with protein sequence MKGIVMIKKALKRKSEKSKKVPTRITNDTVAEHREKILAGGRKHKYPIQYTRHRLVWNAIFIGLGTAILMTVFVWVQLYIWRDTGDVAYRITRTVPLPVASIEGATVRYSDYLRYYRSTLASLESVNRLGGDDKVKFQRQQSMDLVVKITYAKKIAQEKGITVSDSEIDAALQRHKRGLSDASYDAAVRKTLGLSLAEMKENLRDSLITSKVSFAVDDKATNLVSAIDGAIKSGKSLADIATEHGQSVQYVADMSVGKDNADGITEQALKIEPGTTSEAKQTVSGDGYYFIRVDERTDSSVKYSYIHVPLTAFKAKVDAFKTEKKATYYISLD encoded by the coding sequence ATGAAAGGAATAGTCATGATCAAGAAAGCACTGAAGCGTAAGTCAGAAAAGTCGAAAAAAGTACCGACGCGTATCACTAACGATACGGTCGCTGAACATCGTGAGAAGATTCTGGCGGGTGGTCGTAAGCACAAGTACCCAATTCAATACACCAGGCACCGGTTGGTGTGGAACGCTATATTCATTGGACTTGGAACAGCAATCTTGATGACGGTGTTTGTGTGGGTTCAGCTTTACATTTGGCGTGACACAGGGGATGTCGCTTATCGCATCACGCGCACTGTACCACTGCCTGTGGCGTCCATCGAAGGTGCAACAGTTCGCTATAGTGACTATTTACGATACTACCGCAGTACATTAGCTTCCCTCGAGTCAGTCAATCGTCTGGGTGGTGATGATAAGGTGAAGTTTCAACGACAACAGTCCATGGACTTAGTTGTAAAAATTACATACGCAAAGAAAATTGCTCAAGAAAAGGGAATTACAGTATCAGATTCTGAGATTGATGCAGCGTTGCAACGGCATAAGCGCGGACTTTCTGATGCTTCGTATGATGCTGCCGTTCGTAAGACATTGGGATTGTCTCTCGCTGAGATGAAAGAAAACCTTCGAGATAGCCTCATCACTAGTAAAGTATCCTTTGCTGTTGATGACAAGGCAACCAACCTGGTTTCTGCTATAGATGGAGCCATAAAATCAGGTAAAAGCTTGGCAGATATTGCGACAGAACATGGTCAATCAGTGCAATATGTTGCCGACATGTCAGTTGGCAAGGATAATGCTGACGGCATCACTGAACAGGCTCTGAAAATTGAACCAGGAACCACTTCAGAAGCCAAGCAGACGGTTTCTGGTGACGGCTACTACTTTATTCGTGTTGATGAGCGAACTGATAGTTCTGTGAAGTATAGCTATATTCACGTGCCACTAACGGCATTTAAGGCTAAAGTTGATGCATTCAAGACTGAAAAGAAGGCTACCTACTACATTTCTCTTGATTGA
- the thrS gene encoding threonine--tRNA ligase, translating to MGEDKLYAMRHSLAHIMATAVQQLWPDAKFGVGPVVEHGFYYDIDLGETKISEQQFNKIEKVMRRIIAEKQDFVCTKCPIDEAIQWAKDNHQPYKEELLNDLKRAGTTVAKDLDAAEMGTITEGDSALDEVSFYTNGSFRDLCRGPHVANTSEVGAFKLMRVAGAYWRGNEKNPQMQRLYGVAFATQEELDEYLKKLELAKQRDHRKLGKELDLYTTSPLVGVGLPLFTPRGTILRDIVAQYSNQLRQRFGFEKVWTPHITKKDLYETSGHWAKFGEELFLVKSQETSDEMALKPMNCPHHTQIFASQPRSYRDMPVRYLETTTDYRDEKTGELGGLNRVRSLTQDDSHVFCRPDQIEQEINNLLSAARELYDTIDMKLRVRLSYRDDSDAYLGERELWASAQNQLKSAVEKVGLDYFEQEGEAAFYGPKIDFMATDAIGREHQVATVQLDFVQPQRFGLEYTESDGNFTTPVMIHCALLGSIERFLSVFIEHTGGWFPFWAAPEQVRILTINDTVMDYVDEITTILSGVTLMQPVKYNEVRFTTDIRNESIGKKVREATVVKIPIQIIVGPRDKAARAVSVRTRKGEEQISIDQLASYIQNIQ from the coding sequence ATGGGCGAAGATAAACTCTATGCAATGCGACACAGTCTAGCACACATCATGGCAACAGCCGTGCAGCAGTTATGGCCAGATGCTAAGTTTGGGGTTGGTCCGGTTGTTGAACACGGGTTTTATTATGATATTGATCTTGGCGAAACAAAGATTAGTGAGCAACAATTCAATAAAATTGAAAAGGTAATGCGCCGAATTATTGCCGAGAAGCAGGACTTTGTTTGCACAAAATGTCCAATTGACGAAGCGATTCAATGGGCCAAGGATAATCATCAGCCATACAAAGAAGAGCTTCTTAACGACCTGAAACGTGCCGGAACGACAGTGGCAAAAGATCTGGATGCCGCAGAAATGGGCACAATTACCGAAGGCGATAGTGCGCTTGATGAGGTCTCATTCTATACAAACGGATCGTTTAGGGACCTATGTCGCGGACCGCATGTTGCAAATACCAGTGAAGTTGGTGCGTTTAAATTAATGCGGGTTGCAGGCGCTTACTGGCGCGGTAATGAAAAAAATCCTCAAATGCAGCGACTATACGGCGTGGCATTTGCTACGCAGGAAGAGCTGGATGAATATTTGAAGAAATTAGAACTGGCCAAACAGCGTGATCACCGCAAGTTAGGCAAGGAGCTTGATTTGTACACCACCTCGCCGCTCGTGGGGGTTGGTTTGCCGTTATTTACGCCTCGTGGAACTATTCTGCGCGATATCGTGGCGCAGTATTCAAATCAATTACGCCAGAGATTTGGTTTTGAAAAAGTCTGGACGCCACATATCACCAAAAAGGATCTATATGAAACATCAGGCCATTGGGCCAAATTTGGTGAAGAGCTGTTTTTGGTTAAAAGTCAGGAAACTAGTGATGAAATGGCGCTAAAGCCGATGAATTGCCCACACCATACGCAAATTTTTGCTTCACAGCCGCGTAGTTACCGTGATATGCCGGTACGCTATTTGGAGACAACCACTGACTATCGTGACGAAAAAACTGGTGAACTGGGTGGTTTGAATCGTGTGCGTTCGTTGACCCAGGATGACAGTCATGTCTTTTGTCGTCCAGACCAGATTGAGCAAGAGATCAATAATTTATTGTCTGCTGCACGAGAACTGTACGATACCATTGATATGAAGCTGCGAGTTCGACTGAGTTATCGTGATGATTCTGATGCATATTTGGGCGAGCGTGAGCTATGGGCTTCTGCACAAAACCAGTTGAAATCAGCAGTTGAAAAAGTTGGTCTGGACTATTTTGAACAGGAAGGTGAGGCTGCTTTTTACGGACCAAAAATTGACTTCATGGCAACCGATGCTATCGGTCGTGAACACCAAGTTGCGACAGTACAATTAGACTTTGTGCAGCCGCAACGGTTTGGCTTGGAGTATACAGAGAGTGATGGTAATTTTACAACACCTGTGATGATTCACTGCGCATTGCTGGGTTCAATCGAACGATTCTTGAGCGTATTTATCGAGCACACAGGTGGTTGGTTTCCATTTTGGGCGGCACCAGAACAGGTGCGTATTTTGACGATCAATGACACTGTTATGGACTATGTTGATGAAATAACAACGATTTTATCAGGGGTTACTTTGATGCAACCAGTAAAATATAATGAAGTCAGATTTACAACAGACATTCGAAATGAATCAATTGGCAAGAAGGTTCGTGAAGCAACTGTTGTAAAAATACCAATACAGATTATTGTTGGCCCAAGAGATAAAGCGGCACGTGCCGTTAGTGTGCGTACTCGTAAGGGCGAAGAACAAATTTCGATTGATCAATTGGCTAGCTATATCCAGAACATACAATAA
- a CDS encoding PH domain-containing protein, translating to MTKKTKTVKAFDGQRDGEELLFVFRRHIIAMRKGFYCLLLPMTFGAVPFLIWQSNLELLWVFFGSFIFGLLLFIYHFLMWFFTYFIVTDRRIRQVTQRGFFGKDVVELQLRKIQTISYNIPGFSGEMFKFGTIIIQTFVGDLVIKNVEHPNKIYNMLQDAVEIANERNSHDQESTEA from the coding sequence ATGACAAAGAAGACTAAAACAGTTAAGGCTTTTGATGGCCAACGCGATGGCGAGGAGTTGTTGTTTGTCTTTCGTCGCCACATTATTGCCATGCGCAAAGGTTTCTATTGTCTGCTATTACCGATGACATTTGGTGCAGTGCCGTTTTTGATTTGGCAAAGTAACCTCGAACTGCTGTGGGTATTCTTTGGTAGCTTTATCTTTGGGCTATTGTTGTTTATTTATCATTTTCTCATGTGGTTTTTTACCTACTTCATCGTGACGGATCGGCGAATTCGCCAGGTTACGCAACGTGGGTTCTTTGGTAAGGATGTTGTAGAATTGCAACTACGAAAAATTCAAACTATCAGTTATAATATCCCAGGGTTCAGCGGCGAAATGTTCAAGTTTGGAACGATTATTATTCAAACATTTGTCGGTGATCTTGTGATTAAGAATGTGGAACACCCAAATAAAATTTACAACATGTTGCAAGATGCAGTAGAAATAGCGAATGAAAGGAATAGTCATGATCAAGAAAGCACTGAAGCGTAA
- a CDS encoding MGMT family protein, with protein MSLRNKVYELMAQLPNDKVTTYGDLAAMAGHPYAARIVGGIAHNGVLDLPWHRLVNAKGGLAVGFPGGQGAQKQLLEQDGIFCDARWRIIDFEERRWKPIS; from the coding sequence ATGAGCTTGCGCAATAAAGTTTATGAATTGATGGCGCAATTACCAAATGACAAAGTCACTACCTATGGAGACTTAGCCGCCATGGCTGGGCATCCATATGCAGCGCGTATCGTTGGAGGTATCGCCCATAATGGGGTTTTGGATTTACCATGGCATCGCTTGGTTAATGCTAAGGGTGGATTAGCTGTCGGTTTTCCTGGTGGTCAAGGGGCACAAAAACAATTGCTTGAACAAGATGGGATTTTTTGTGATGCACGGTGGCGAATAATTGATTTTGAGGAGCGGCGATGGAAGCCAATAAGCTAG